TGAATTTCGTTTTCAACTAGCATGGTGCCAAAAAGAATACCGCTTATTGAAGGACATTTAGTTCCTTTAGGAACGGTAACTCTCAAGTTGGTAAGAACTAACTCTTTGTCGAAGGTATAGATCAGATCAAAGTTGTCTGCATCCAGTTCGGTGCAGCTTATAGCGACAAAATGTTGTCCGTCGCTTTTCAACTTGGAAACTTCTCCGACGATAGTTTCCATTGTGATTTCTTTCAGATTTTCTATCACGTTGTTATCCCTCGTAATGTTTAGCCTCTGAGGCCTTCAAACTTGGCAAGGGCAGTGACCACGCCGTCGATGATAGCTTCAGGTTTAGCAGGGCACCCGGGAACGTAAACGTCCACAGGGATTACCTTGTCGATTCCGCCGAGTACGTTGTAGCACTCACGGAAAATTCCACCTGAAAGACCACATGCGCCGATGGCAATTACGCCTTTAGGATCAGGCATTTGATCGTAGATGTTGCGTAAAACCTTGGCGTTACGGGGGTTTACCGTTCCGGTGACAAGGAGGACGTCAGCATGCTTAGGGTTCCCGACATTGACTACGCCAAAGCGTTCAACATCATACATCGGTGTAAGGCATGCCAGAACTTCGATATCGCAGCCGTTACAGCTTCCGCAGTCAAAATGCATGATCCACGGAGACTTGGCGCGTGATTTATCAATGAATTTCTTGAACATAAGCTTAACCTACGTGCAGCCAGATGAGGTTGACAAAGGACATAACCAGACCGACGCTCCAAACGTATTTGAGCATCCAGCGCCAGGTCATGCGTGACATAGTATTATCAATCAGTATTTCTGCGAAGTAAGTAGAAGCAAGCAGGAGTACTACACCGACAAGGCTGGTGTGCCAGAAGAGTGCACATATTCCGAGAATAAAAACAGTCTCATACCAATGAGCAAGTTCAATGATGCCGAGGTAAGGACCGGAGAATTCGGTGAGCACTCCTTTGACTAATTCCTGATGCGCATGATGCGAAGTGGAGAAGTCAAAAGGCGATTTTCTGAGTTTGATAGTAAGAGCATAGCCAAGCACGATAAACATGAGAGGCAATTTAACTAAAAGCGGTTGGTCATAAGCTAGAATCTCATCAATTCTGAAACTTCCGGTTACCATAAAGATGGAAGCGAAAACCAGAATAATGAGCGGTTCATAAGTAAGAACCTGAATCAATTCACGCTGTGCTCCAACCTGGCTGTATGGGGAGGAACTGGCAAGTCCACCCATAACCAGGAAGACGGCTCCGATTGCCTGAACAAAGAAGATCAGAAGCAAGTCGGACTGAGCAAACAACAGGGCGACAGAGAGAGCTGCGGCAATGAGATAAACCCATGCACAGAAAACCTGCCAGAAGTTGTTGATGACTTTAACTTTACCAAATAATTTAGCAACGTCGTAGAAAGGCTGTAGAATCGGAGGACCGAAACGGGATTGAAGGCGAGCAGTAACTTTCCTGTCAACACCTGAAATCAGACCACCGAGAATGGGAGCCACAACTACACCGAAGATCATAAGAATTATCGTTTCCATTAGAGAGCTCCTCCCAACATAAGAACGATGAGAGCCAGAGCAACAAAGTTGATCCAGAGGGTAAGCTTTTCTTCGCCGAAGAAAGACTTAAGGTAGTAGTTACTAGCCTTGAGTGTTACCGGCTGGTTCATAGGACCGATAAAGGCCTGAACTCCAGGTTCTTTAACGTTTGCTCCGCACATGTAGGATTGAGCATTCTGGATGTTTCCAGATTTCTTAGTTTCTATCCATGCATACACAAACGCTGCTGCAAGTATAAAGAATATTGGATAGACTGCAAAAACACCGACAGGTGAAGAAAATACACCGGCAGTAATTTCGTAAGTCTTACCTATCATTGGTTCAATCAAACCTGTGTAAATGACTGGAGAGAACAAAGACAGGATAACTGTGCCTGCAGCAAGTGCAGTCAAGGTGAACTTTGTCAATGGGCTCTGAATTTCAGCAGGAACTTTATCACGAAGTGGAGCGGTAAGCAGGATACCTGCCCAGCGAGCCCAAAATACGAGAGAAAGAGCACTACCGAGAGCGAGCATCACGATAACAAAAATATCGCCGGATGCAGCTTCAATAGCCATCCATTTACCAAGCAGGACACCGAAGGGAGGCAGAATCATAGTTAAGACACCGATGATCGTGATAATCGCGGTACGAGGCATCTTAAGGTAAAGGCCATGCATGTCATCTATGTCACGGCTGCCGATACCATGTTCAATTGTGCCTACGCACAAGAATAACAGAGCTTTGGAACCTGCGTGGAAGATGATCAGAATGATTGCTGCTGTGATGGCCCAAGGTGTGTTGAGACCTGCACAACAGATGATCAATCCAAGGTTACTGATGGTAGAGTAAGCAAGAACTTTTTTACCGTTACTCTGACTGATTGCAATTGCAGCACAAGCAAGGAAAGTGAAGGCTCCGCAAAGAGCTATTCCTTCACTGAGGAAAGTGCCTGCATATGCAGGAGCAAGTCTGAGCACAATGTAAACACCGGCTTTAACCATAGTACTTGAATGAAGTAGAGCGGAAACCGGAGTAGGAGCAACCATGGCTCCGAGCAACCAGCTCTGGAAAGGAAGTTGAGCAGCTTTAGTGAATCCGGCTAAACAAAGTAGTCCAATCGGTACGAGCATTGCTCCGCCCATTGGTCCGGCTTCGATAATAGTCTGGAGACTGAGGGAACCCACTTCAGTGTACGCCCAGATCATTCCGAAGACAAAAGCAACACCGCCGAGGGAGTTCATCCACAAGGCGCGGGTGGCATTTTTGACTGCAATTTCTGTGTCATCATGCGCAATGAGCATGAAGGAACAGAAGGTAGTCACTTCGAAGAAGAAGTAGAGCCAAAGAATGTTATTAGAAAGCACCAATCCGTTCATAGCTCCGAGGAACAGAACAAGATAAAAGAAAAATCTCGGCTGGCGAGAATTTACAAGGTGCAAGTGCTCTTCGTGTTCTTTCATGTAAGGGATCGCAAAGAAGCAGATGAGCGAGCCGATAATTGAAATAACCGCAACCATGATTAATGCAAGGCTGTCAGCATAAAATGCCGGAACCTCTGCTGCATGGTCAACGAAGAATAATTCAAACACAGCTAATGGAATTATCTGCAATACTGCAAATACTTTGATCAGCTGATTTTTCAGTTTGAATGCGTAATAAAGGATTACGAAGAGCAGGGAAAAGTCCGCCAAAGTGACGAGGGAATCCCAACTGATTCCAAGTAATGTACTTGGAGAATAAGTAAATGATCCCTGCCCGAGAAGGACAAGAGAAGTAACAGCGATGCAAACTCCTGTGACAAGAACGATCATAGATCTGATCGTACTTACACGCAGAAAGTAGCAGCCTATAGCAGCCATCAAGGGCAACAAGATGACCAACGCTAGCATCATGGGCAACATACGGACCTCACTGTAACGCGATGTTGTGCCAGATTTAGAAAAACATACCTCAGCCGTGTTATCTTTTTAGGTTTTGTGTAACTCATCAATATGTTTCACATTTATCACCTAAAGCGTAGAAGTTTGTCTTCAAAAATGGAAGAAAAGTCAATAGCTAATTGATGGGATTTGACTTTTACAACCTATCCGAAAAGCTGATAATTAAATTCAAACAGCCTGAAATCAACGGCTTAGTGGTTTGATAGAGAGAAAAGCTATTGTGCAAGATATTATTTCAGGATAAAATCTATTGGTATGATCACACTTAGAAATAGCTCGCGCAAAATTATATTGTTTGCTGTCATTTTGGTGTTAGCTGTTTTCTTGGCGGGGTGCGGGAAGAAAACTGTCTCTATTCCTCGTAGCGGTAGAATTATAAGTACAGAGGGTTCTTCCAAGAAAGGGAATTCTGTTGTCAGTGTTGTCCGCTCTCAGATAGGTAAACCCTACAAATGGGGAGGATCTTCTCCGGCAAAAGGTTTTGACTGTTCGGGGTTGGTCTGGTGGGTCTACAATCAGCATGGAGTGAGGATTCCACGTGTTTCGTGGCAGCAGATTGATGCGGGAAAACCTGTTCATTTAAGTAGGATTAAGGCCGGAGATATAGTTTTCTTCAGAATTCCGGGTGGAGGTAAAAGTCTGCATACCGGTATTTATACCGGGGATGGGAAATTTTTTGTGCATAGTCCTAAAAGTGGTCACTATGTCCGTGAAGAATCGATGAATAAGGCTTATTGGCGGAAGTATTTTATCGGCGCGCGCAGGGTTCTTTAATATTCAGGGCAAAAAAAAGGAGCCTCAAATTGAGACTCCTATAATGTGATTGTGATCACTCTAAAAAGCTACTGAATAGTTGTGCAGGTTGGAGGCTGGATAGCCGCTCCGCTTCCTGCGTTTTTGAGTCTGGAGATGTAGTCTTTAACTTCATCCTGTTCTTTCCAGCCTGCATAAAGTTCTTTCCAGTCAGCGAATCCCATAACTTCAGTTTCAAGATATGATTCGTGTCCTTTAATCCAGAGATTAAAGAGATAGGTTTCAATTTTGAATTCTTTTGAATCAAAAACTTTAGGAACGATTTTGTCAGAGTACTTAGTTCCGTCAAAGCGAGCTCCGATGAAAGCGCAGACGTTCTGAGTAGATTTTTGCTGATCAATTTCTTCGTTGTTGAAGAGTTCAACTAATCCGTGCATTGTAGGAAAGTCTTTTTCGATCTGGTCCACAACATCTTGTGGAACTTTGACGATCAGCTTTTTCCCTTCTTCGAAGATGAAATAAAATCTCATCCAGTTATCGAACATGAAGACTTCTGAAACATCATCGACAGCTCTATCAAACGCTTTATTTTTCATGGCGGCTCCTTGCAGTATTTATTTGCTGGACCATATATATTGGCAGCGAAGTGAACTGTATATGTTCATGATAGGGGGGGTAGTCAAGGGGCAAAGCTTTGCAAAAAATAAATTTTCAGTAATTTTTTTCGGGTTCTAGGTTTAAAATGTATTTATTTTAAGATGTTACATTGTTGTTGTGTGTTTTGTTCAAACACTTTACAATCTTGATGTTTTTGAGGTAATACCACGTTCTTTGCAGCATATAATCGTGCGGCAAGTGCGAAATCTTATATTTAGGAGGAATGCCAAATGGGTGGACATAAAAAGATCGAACGGAAGAAAGAACTTGAGCGTAAACGTCATCGCAGAGCTAAAAGAGTTAAAGCTCGTATAGCTGAAGCAAAAGCAGCAAAAAAATAAACATTTAAGTAGTGCTTTCTTTTCCTGGTACCAGTTGTAATGGCTTAAGCCGGGATGGTTAGTAATGCCCTCATTTTTTTCGGGGATAGGTCCGCCTGCCTTTCGGGGTATGGCGGGTGCCTTTTTTTTTTAGATGGAGGGAACTATGCCGATTTATGAATATCAATGTCATGATTGTCAGCAAATTTTTGAAGAGTGGCAGACAAACTTTGAAGACAAAGAGTTAGAGTGTCCTGTCTGTGGCGGGTTAGCTACTAAGGTTCTTTCTAATTCAACTTTTGTTCTTAAAGGCGGAGGATGGTATTCTTCTGGATACTGTAAAACTGATTCTGTTGCCGGAAGCTCCGGCAGTCCAAAATCTGTGAGCAGTGATTCAGGTGCGTCCGCGCCTTCAGTCTCGACTTCCACTAGTTCTGACAGCGCAGCAAAAAGCTGATTACGGCCTGACGGCCCGGTATATACCGGGCCGTTTGTTTTTTGTTCTGCGGTTCATAACATCTGCTTAATCCATCTGTTATTGTTTAAATCTGTTAGTTATAATAAAGTCTGGGCCTGTCGGCCTTTTTTTAAATATATTTTTAAAATAAAAAAACCGGAATTAAGAAAATGATCGAAAGATATTCCCGTCCTGCTATGAGTGCGTTATGGACTCTGGAGAATCGCTTCAGGGTATGGCTTGAAGTTGAAGTTGCTGTCTGTGAAGCTTGGCATAAGCTCGGACGCATTCCGGCTGAAGATATTAAAAATATCCGTGATAAAGCTGATTTTGAATTGGACCGTATTCTGGAGATTGAAGAAAAGACAAAACATGATGTTATTGCTTTTCTTACAGCTGTAGAAGAAAAAGTCGGACCTTCTTCCCGCTTTATTCATTTAGGATGCACTTCCTCTGATATTGTTGATACTGCCAACGGAGTTCTTCTCCATCGTGCCGGGAATATGATCTTGAAAGCTCTTGATGAGTTTCTGGCTACTCTTAAAGAAATGGCTTTTACTTATAAAGGTAGAATGTGCATGGGCCGTACGCACGGTATTCATGCAGAACCTACCAGTTTCGGTCTTAAAATGACCGGTTTTTATGCTGAATTTACACGTCATCGTGAGCGTATTGAAAAGGCTGTGGAAGGCGTTAGTGTCGGTAAAATTTCCGGAGCTGTCGGAACTTACGCAATGCTTGATCCTGAAGTTGAGAGTATTACCTGCGAATTGCTCAATTTGAATGTCGATCCTATTTCCACTCAGATTATTCAGCGTGACCGCCATGCCGCATTCTTTACAGCTCTAGGCTTGCTTGGCGGTGGTATTGAGCGTCTCGGCGTAGAACTAAGGCATTTACAGCGCACTGAAGTTCTTGAAGTTGAAGAGGGATTCAGCGCTGGACAGAAAGGCTCTTCCGCCATGCCGCATAAGAAGAATCCTATTTCTGCTGAAAATCTCAGCGGACTTTCCCGTCTCCTGCGTACCAACGGTTTGGTAGCAATGGAAAACATGCCTTTGTGGCATGAACGTGATATCAGTCATTCCTCTGTTGAAAGAGTTATAATGCCTGATTCCACTATTCTTGCAGATTATATTCTCGGTCGTATGACCGGAGTTCTCAAAAGACTTAAAATCAACGGCGATAATATGGATCGCAATCTGATGGCTTCTTACGGGCTTTTCTACTCACAGCGAGTTTTGCTTGCTCTTGTAGATTCCGGTCTTGAAAGACAGAAAGCTTATGAAATGGTGCAGAAGGTTGCTATGTATTGCTGGGAAAATAAAGTTTCCTTCCCTGATGAAGTTCGCAAGGATGAGACCATTAAATCTGTTCTGGCCGACGGGGCTTTGGATGATGCTTTTGATCTTGGATACTATACTAGATATGAAGATTTTATTATTAAACGTGTTTTCGGTGAATAACCTGAACATGTTGGTTTAAATTAATATATCACCCGGCTTTGACCTTTCAGCAAAGCCGGGTGATCTTTTTTGCAGGTCTTAGTTTTTCGTGCTAGTGTTTCAAAAAAAGTGTTGATTTATAGTTGCTTTAAGTTGTGAATCAATGTTTTTAGTGGTGTGAGTATGATTTTGAGTTGAGTGTGGATGATGCTTGCTTTTTACTCCGGTTATTCTGAACGATGGAGTCCTGGCTTTGGTATGATGCATTTTTTAAGATTATTCTTTATAGTTATTATATTCAGTGCGAGCTTAAGCTCTTATTGTCTTGCCGGGGGGTGGACGCCTGTGCTGGAAAGTACTCCGCTTGTTCCCGGGGTGGTCGTTGCTGTTGATAAAGAATCTCAGAAGTTCCATCTTCTTGTTCATAAAAGTCCTTTGCACGCTGAGCTTTCTTTTGACTGTGCTACGGGTAAAAAAGCCGGTGATAAAAAAGTTGAAGGAGACATGCGAACTCCTGAGGGCGTATATTTTACTAAAGGTAAGCGAACTGGCTTAAAAGATTTTGAATTGTATGGAGATTTGGCTTTTCCTCTTGATTTTCCTAATCCGATTGATCGTATTAATGGAAAAACGGGGTATGGAATATGGATACACGGGCGGGGCAAGCAGTTAGTAGCAATGGATACCCAAGGTTGTGTAGCTCTTGAAAATACAGATATAAATTTTATTGATTCTCGGATACGTTCAGGCACTCCGGTTGTTATTGGCGAGACCGTCTCGTGGGTAAATGCTACGGGAACGCAGGTAGTAGAATCTGCAGAACTTAAGACCCTGGTTAATAAGTGGGCTGCAGACTGGTCGAATAAAGATGACGGTTTTTTTGAAGCTTATTCAGATAAATTGTTCAGTAAAACTGAAAGCAGACCTTTCAAATTTTTTAAAAATCGTAAAAAGAGAATTTTTTCCGATACATCGTGGATCGATGTTTCAGTTTTTAACTTAAAAGCTCTGCCCGGTCCTGATTACTGGGTTACTTGGTTTGATCAGTATTATAGATCAGGCCGTCTTTCTTCTTCTACAGCTAAGAGACTGTATTGGCAGAAGATTGATGGAATTTGGAAAATTGTGGGGCGGGAGTATGGCCCTGCTTCCAAATCTTTTGCAGATGAATATATTGCATCAAAAAGAAAAAGTGTTCTCGGATTTCTCGATAATTGGAGAACCTTCTGGCTTTCTGCTGATCTAGATCCCTATTCTGTTTTGTATGATTCTAATGCAAGGCAGGGAAATATACGCGGAATTAATGCGATTAAAGAACACAAAAAATCCATATGGACGGAAAAGAAGCCTTCCGTTGTTGAAATTAGTAAAGTGAGATTAAAAGAACATCCTGATGGGTTGGAAGTTGCCTTCAAGCAATTGTATTCTGATGTTTCAGGTTATAGCGATTTTGGAAGTAAAAAATTAGTCATTCGTCCTGTGAATGGTGGATGGCGCATCGTTGATGAACAATGGAGCAGGCGCTAATGGGCAATACCAAGTACAATGTTCTTTTTATGCGGGATGATGATACCGTTAAACGGTACAGGCTCAGTCCGTTCTGGCTGGGAGTTTTTGTTTGGTTTATTGTTTTATTGGCAGCGTGCGCCAGTGTCGGGGCATGGTCTGGATATAAATTTTGGAATCAAAATGTGGAACTTCGTCAGGATAAGCTGGAATTGCAGAAAACCCTTAATGAAGCTTCTGTTCAGCTTGAGCGGTTGGAAAATGTAAATAAAATTTTAGATTCCTATGATCCCAATGAAGTACAATCTCTTTTAGCTTCCGTACCCGTGGAAGAAAAGAAAGTCGAACCTGCTCCTCTTACTGATCTAAAAAAATTACTTTTTTACAAAAATCTTATGCGCGCCGGAGTTGAAAATGTGAAACTCCGTTATTCAGGAGGGAGTCTTGCGTTGAGCTTTGACCTGAATAATTTGCAAACCTCCTCCTCGCTTAGCGGATCCGCAAAGGTTGAGCTTATCGGGAGTAACGGCAAAGGGGAGCATATCAAGGCAAATTCTAATGATATGTCTTTCCATATACAAAGATTCAAAGTTGTCAGAACAAGATTCGCAATGCCTTCCGGGATGTCTTTAAAAGACATGTACGGCCTTCGTTTGATGATAAGCACCACTAATAATGAGTTAATATTCAGTGAAGTATATCCTCTGTCGCGTATTTTTAATTAGCCTTTTTACGCTAATTTTTGCAGTGTCCCCCGCACAGGCTCAGCATGTGCGTAGTTATACTTTTTTTCAGGGAACACAGTATCCCTTACGTGTTACATGGGTTTTCGGAGATGAGCCCGGACCGACTATTATGGTTCAGGGCGGAGTTCAGGGGGATGAACTTTCCGGATTTTTCACAGGACAGCTGCTGACCCGCTGTAAGCTTCGCAAGGGTAACTTGATTATTATTCCGCGTGCAAATGAACCTTCAATTCTTCGCCGCGCCCGCCAGATAAATGTGGATCTCAACAGAAGATTCGATAAAGAATACAATAATTTTTATGAGGATCGTCTTGCCAAGGCAATCCGTTTCCTGCTCGATGATGCTGATGGTTTTATCCATTTACATGAAGGTAGCGGTTTCTATAATCCTAAATATATCAGTAGTATGAGAAATCCAAAGCGTTATGGTCAGTCAATGATCATTGATGCGGCAGTATACAAAAATATTCCGCTTGCTGATTTGTGTCAGCGTGCAATTGATAGTCTTAATTCCAAAATTCCCAATAAATCATATTGGTTTACACTTTTTAATACCGATACTTTTGATAAAGCTACCCATTATCCTGAGATGTTGAAATCCCTGACTTGCTATGCTCTTGTTGAACGTGGAATTCCGGCCATGGCTGTCGAAGTAAGCAAAGATATCATGGATCTTGAATGGAAAGTTCGTCAGCAACTGAAGGCCACTGTTTATTTACTTGAGGAATTTGGATTAGAAGTTGAAATTCCAGAATTTTCATTTCCTGCCGAAGGTAAAAATACCGGCCTAAAAATAATGATCAACGGCAGTCCTCTCTCGGGGAAGAGTGTAAATCTTGTGAGAGGCGGTCCTGTTTCCACTTCCGGTCAGAGTGATGTTATGACTGATTTGGCTTTGGAGCCTGCTGTAGCTGTGTATGCGAGTGACCGTCCAAATCTTAATCTTTTGACTGCGCCTCGCATGGCATTGTCATCGTTTCCCGCTCTTGAAGTTAGCCTTGACGGTAGTAAGAT
This genomic stretch from Maridesulfovibrio ferrireducens harbors:
- a CDS encoding NADH-quinone oxidoreductase subunit C; translation: MIENLKEITMETIVGEVSKLKSDGQHFVAISCTELDADNFDLIYTFDKELVLTNLRVTVPKGTKCPSISGILFGTMLVENEIQDQFGLLFDGLVLDFGRTLYLDEEITTIPLCNNTKAMTVKK
- a CDS encoding NADH-quinone oxidoreductase subunit B family protein, encoding MFKKFIDKSRAKSPWIMHFDCGSCNGCDIEVLACLTPMYDVERFGVVNVGNPKHADVLLVTGTVNPRNAKVLRNIYDQMPDPKGVIAIGACGLSGGIFRECYNVLGGIDKVIPVDVYVPGCPAKPEAIIDGVVTALAKFEGLRG
- a CDS encoding respiratory chain complex I subunit 1 family protein, producing the protein METIILMIFGVVVAPILGGLISGVDRKVTARLQSRFGPPILQPFYDVAKLFGKVKVINNFWQVFCAWVYLIAAALSVALLFAQSDLLLIFFVQAIGAVFLVMGGLASSSPYSQVGAQRELIQVLTYEPLIILVFASIFMVTGSFRIDEILAYDQPLLVKLPLMFIVLGYALTIKLRKSPFDFSTSHHAHQELVKGVLTEFSGPYLGIIELAHWYETVFILGICALFWHTSLVGVVLLLASTYFAEILIDNTMSRMTWRWMLKYVWSVGLVMSFVNLIWLHVG
- a CDS encoding NADH-quinone oxidoreductase subunit L, with product MLPMMLALVILLPLMAAIGCYFLRVSTIRSMIVLVTGVCIAVTSLVLLGQGSFTYSPSTLLGISWDSLVTLADFSLLFVILYYAFKLKNQLIKVFAVLQIIPLAVFELFFVDHAAEVPAFYADSLALIMVAVISIIGSLICFFAIPYMKEHEEHLHLVNSRQPRFFFYLVLFLGAMNGLVLSNNILWLYFFFEVTTFCSFMLIAHDDTEIAVKNATRALWMNSLGGVAFVFGMIWAYTEVGSLSLQTIIEAGPMGGAMLVPIGLLCLAGFTKAAQLPFQSWLLGAMVAPTPVSALLHSSTMVKAGVYIVLRLAPAYAGTFLSEGIALCGAFTFLACAAIAISQSNGKKVLAYSTISNLGLIICCAGLNTPWAITAAIILIIFHAGSKALLFLCVGTIEHGIGSRDIDDMHGLYLKMPRTAIITIIGVLTMILPPFGVLLGKWMAIEAASGDIFVIVMLALGSALSLVFWARWAGILLTAPLRDKVPAEIQSPLTKFTLTALAAGTVILSLFSPVIYTGLIEPMIGKTYEITAGVFSSPVGVFAVYPIFFILAAAFVYAWIETKKSGNIQNAQSYMCGANVKEPGVQAFIGPMNQPVTLKASNYYLKSFFGEEKLTLWINFVALALIVLMLGGAL
- a CDS encoding C40 family peptidase; the encoded protein is MITLRNSSRKIILFAVILVLAVFLAGCGKKTVSIPRSGRIISTEGSSKKGNSVVSVVRSQIGKPYKWGGSSPAKGFDCSGLVWWVYNQHGVRIPRVSWQQIDAGKPVHLSRIKAGDIVFFRIPGGGKSLHTGIYTGDGKFFVHSPKSGHYVREESMNKAYWRKYFIGARRVL
- a CDS encoding zinc ribbon domain-containing protein; protein product: MPIYEYQCHDCQQIFEEWQTNFEDKELECPVCGGLATKVLSNSTFVLKGGGWYSSGYCKTDSVAGSSGSPKSVSSDSGASAPSVSTSTSSDSAAKS
- the purB gene encoding adenylosuccinate lyase, whose product is MIERYSRPAMSALWTLENRFRVWLEVEVAVCEAWHKLGRIPAEDIKNIRDKADFELDRILEIEEKTKHDVIAFLTAVEEKVGPSSRFIHLGCTSSDIVDTANGVLLHRAGNMILKALDEFLATLKEMAFTYKGRMCMGRTHGIHAEPTSFGLKMTGFYAEFTRHRERIEKAVEGVSVGKISGAVGTYAMLDPEVESITCELLNLNVDPISTQIIQRDRHAAFFTALGLLGGGIERLGVELRHLQRTEVLEVEEGFSAGQKGSSAMPHKKNPISAENLSGLSRLLRTNGLVAMENMPLWHERDISHSSVERVIMPDSTILADYILGRMTGVLKRLKINGDNMDRNLMASYGLFYSQRVLLALVDSGLERQKAYEMVQKVAMYCWENKVSFPDEVRKDETIKSVLADGALDDAFDLGYYTRYEDFIIKRVFGE
- a CDS encoding L,D-transpeptidase family protein, which translates into the protein MLESTPLVPGVVVAVDKESQKFHLLVHKSPLHAELSFDCATGKKAGDKKVEGDMRTPEGVYFTKGKRTGLKDFELYGDLAFPLDFPNPIDRINGKTGYGIWIHGRGKQLVAMDTQGCVALENTDINFIDSRIRSGTPVVIGETVSWVNATGTQVVESAELKTLVNKWAADWSNKDDGFFEAYSDKLFSKTESRPFKFFKNRKKRIFSDTSWIDVSVFNLKALPGPDYWVTWFDQYYRSGRLSSSTAKRLYWQKIDGIWKIVGREYGPASKSFADEYIASKRKSVLGFLDNWRTFWLSADLDPYSVLYDSNARQGNIRGINAIKEHKKSIWTEKKPSVVEISKVRLKEHPDGLEVAFKQLYSDVSGYSDFGSKKLVIRPVNGGWRIVDEQWSRR
- a CDS encoding M99 family carboxypeptidase catalytic domain-containing protein encodes the protein MRSYTFFQGTQYPLRVTWVFGDEPGPTIMVQGGVQGDELSGFFTGQLLTRCKLRKGNLIIIPRANEPSILRRARQINVDLNRRFDKEYNNFYEDRLAKAIRFLLDDADGFIHLHEGSGFYNPKYISSMRNPKRYGQSMIIDAAVYKNIPLADLCQRAIDSLNSKIPNKSYWFTLFNTDTFDKATHYPEMLKSLTCYALVERGIPAMAVEVSKDIMDLEWKVRQQLKATVYLLEEFGLEVEIPEFSFPAEGKNTGLKIMINGSPLSGKSVNLVRGGPVSTSGQSDVMTDLALEPAVAVYASDRPNLNLLTAPRMALSSFPALEVSLDGSKMTTTKVRWTGQNENSPEPHGPVFLCWLNGDPHFVSASGILSVLEGDQFIIEGVLGSNREEVLNLKGFVASTMVNSGQDVGHEIIIEPSNFMDKYKLKSDDGGARYRIARETPGKHRAEFYLSVFPRVVKALEFSRTHGPDMLVKWESDAVREVPADRYVLNEAWSNGKLDKIQPFIDRIPISWGESFDVEPGKDVKITLRHSTTFEPVGGMIFRGASLLQTSLD